In Ananas comosus cultivar F153 linkage group 10, ASM154086v1, whole genome shotgun sequence, the following proteins share a genomic window:
- the LOC109716545 gene encoding auxin response factor 11-like, with protein sequence MASGGGEELFEELWRACAGPLVEVPRVGERVFYFPQGHMEQLEASTNQELDQQIPLFNLPYKILCRVMNIQLRAEPETDEVYAQITLQPEADDNAPGSPDPCPPEQARPAVHSFCKILTASDTSTHGGFSVLRRHATECLPLLDMSQPTPTQELVAKDLHGFEWRFKHIFRGQPRRHLLTTGWSTFVTSKRLVAGDAFIFLRGENGELRVGIRRLARQQSTIPASVISSQTMHLGVLATASHAVATHTLFTVFYKPRTSQFIISLNKYLEAAKSGFVVGVRFKMRFEGDDVPEKNFSGTIVGVGDLSSQWKDSEWRSLKVQWDEPANIHRPEKVSPWELEPFNATTAPVLSAPQPVLSKNKRPRQPTDISELQMIGVEQNQPFWYSGYTQSHDLTALSSTENKANTVTKNGASSLDPVVRDNWLKDFHSPMKSPASSLTDVSLKLFHDRNEETVVASTDYMTEEPMLKLCTGIEEQKKPESVSGGCRLFGINLVSPVKSTSEKPNLAPVCTSVAAVKDPSSKGTGSIEDLDRQSALSKVSKELKQGIQEIPKEIQSRQNCSIRSRTKVQMQGIAVGRAVDLTVLDGYDELISELELMFEIQGELQRRDKWQVVFTDDEGDMMLVGDDHWQEFCKMAKKIFIYTSEEVKKMMPRRKFPSLPANEGEEARTRTRTTAPLHQEELKDEA encoded by the exons ATGGCTTCAG gcggaggagaggagcTGTTCGAGGAGCTGTGGCGCGCGTGCGCGGGGCCGCTCGTGGAGGTCCCGCGCGTGGGCGAGAGGGTCTTCTACTTCCCCCAGGGCCACATGGAGCAG CTGGAGGCGTCGACCAACCAGGAGCTGGACCAGCAGATCCCGCTCTTCAATCTCCCTTACAAAATCCTCTGCCGTGTCATGAACATTCAGCTAAga GCTGAACCTGAAACGGATGAGGTTTACGCTCAGATCACTCTACAACCAGAAGCAGAT GACAATGCGCCGGGAAGCCCGGACCCGTGCCCGCCGGAGCAGGCGCGGCCGGCCGTGCACTCGTTCTGCAAGATCCTGACGGCCTCCGATACGAGCACGCACGGCGGATTCTCCGTCCTGCGCCGGCATGCCACCGAATGCCTCCCTCTTCTG gaCATGTCGCAGCCGACTCCGACTCAAGAGCTGGTTGCTAAGGATCTCCATGGATTTGAGTGGAGATTCAAACACATATTCAGAG GTCAACCGCGCCGGCATCTTCTCACTACGGGTTGGAGTACCTTCGTCACTTCCAAAAGGCTGGTCGCTGGCGATGCATTCATATTCCTAAG AGGTGAGAATGGAGAGCTGCGTGTTGGAATAAGGCGTCTTGCGCGCCAACAAAGCACTATCCCGGCATCAGTAATATCGAGCCAGACCATGCATCTTGGAGTTCTTGCGACTGCATCGCATGCTGTTGCGACGCACACGCTCTTCACGGTCTTCTACAAGCCGAG GACGAGTCAATTCATCATCAGTTTGAACAAGTATTTGGAAGCTGCCAAAAGTGGATTTGTGGTGGGCGTGCGTTTCAAGATGAGATTCGAAGGAGACGACGTCCCTGAGAAGAA TTTTTCCGGAACTATAGTTGGGGTTGGGGATCTCTCTTCTCAATGGAAAGATTCTGAATGGAGATCGTTGAAG GTCCAATGGGATGAACCTGCTAATATTCACCGTCCGGAGAAGGTTTCTCCATGGGAGCTCGAGCCTTTCAATGCCACAACTGCGCCTGTTTTAAGCGCCCCTCAGCCTGTGCTGTCGAAGAACAAAAGACCTCGGCAACCCACGGACATTTCAGAATTGCAAATGATCG GTGTGGAGCAAAATCAACCTTTCTGGTACTCGGGGTATACCCAGTCGCATGACCTTACTGCATTAAGTAGTACGGAAAACAAGGCAAATACTGTCACGAAGAACGGTGCGAGTTCTCTTGATCCAGTAGTAAGGGATAATTGGTTGAAGGACTTCCATTCTCCTATGAAGAGCCCGGCATCTTCACTAACAGATGTTTCTCTAAAGCTTTTCCATGACCGTAATGAAGAAACTGTGGTTGCTTCGACGGATTATATGACGGAAGAGCCCATGCTGAAGTTGTGCACTGGCATAGAAGAACAGAAGAAGCCCGAAAGTGTTAGCGGAGGTTGCCGACTCTTTGGGATTAACTTGGTGAGTCCCGTGAAAAGTACTTCTGAGAAGCCAAATTTAGCACCAGTGTGCACATCAGTTGCGGCGGTCAAGGATCCTTCTAGCAAGGGAACTGGTTCAATTGAAGACTTAGATCGGCAGTCGGCGCTTTCCAAAGTTTCGAAAGAATTGAAGCAAGGGATTCAAGAAATTCCTAAGGAGATCCAGAGTAGGCAAAACTGTTCAATCCGAAGTCGCACTAAg GTTCAAATGCAAGGCATTGCGGTCGGTAGAGCTGTTGATCTGACCGTCCTGGATGGCTATGATGAATTAATATCAGAACTCGAGCTGATGTTTGAGATCCAAGGAGAGCTTCAACGCCGCGACAAATGGCAAGTGGTCTTTACGGATGATGAGGGTGATATGATGCTTGTAGGAGACGACCATTGGCA GGAATTTTGCAAGATGGCCAAGAAGATCTTCATCTACACGAGCGAAGaggtgaagaagatgatgccTAGAAGGAAATTTCCCAGTCTTCCTGCAAATGAGGGGGAAGAAGCgagaacccgaacccgaaccacAGCCCCCCTCCATCAAGAGGAGCTTAAAGATGAAGCATAA